The nucleotide sequence CTCCCTCTATATCTTCAATTATCCCCAAaacttcacccccccccccctttttttctctctcccccCTTTGTGTTGTATTCTTATcgcccatctctaacatccaaCTCTCTTCCAATAAACAAAATGTAtacaaacataaataatatgaatGAGGTtcagcctcaaatacaaaaggggtttacacAAGTATACatcttgtgtgtcagaagatccataaacccctatTGTGACCGTAAAATTTTTTCAACACAagaagccttcagctctcatctgtttgctcagctgctgggcaggacaagttaaaaaaacagatgatcaaACAAACTTTCTGTTTCTCTGCATAAGATGTCAAAAATAAACCAAGCACATGCTGTGGATGAGCAGGTCAATACACTTATAAGAAAATCCCAGTGAGTCTAAAACGAAAGTACCGTAATGGTTTTGTTTATGCTGTCAACATCTACATGAATATTAAATTCATCCAGTTCAATgattttatctgtgtttttcaaaCATCTGATAAAAATCAGAGAATTCACACAGAAATCCAAGAAgatgaaacacaacaacaaaagttaTTGACACTTTGAGAAACACCGAATGTCAGTCATTCAATTCACCTAAAGCtgctctgaggaggaggaggagatctgAGAGATAAACAGCTGCAACCTTCCTCTGACAGTTTCTGGGATTGTTAAGATTCAAATAACTGGGAGAAGATGCTTGATAATCAGAGGATTATGGAGATTAAGGAGGTGCTAACGTAATCGTCCCTCTGCAACCAGGTTATTGTCAGACAGGATAGATCAATGTGATTATCAGTTATCAAACCAGCTATAAGCAGAACTCTGAACATCTGGAAATGTTAGAGAGCGTGGAAGAGGTggctgttgtggagcaggatgTAGCATAAATCATGGGGAATGAAGTGAGGAAGATATTGAAGAAGAAGACTTCTAAAGAAGATAGACATGCAGAGATGTggaaactacagaaaaataaagatgatgaACCACAATAAAGTTATTAGAAAGAGTAGAGGAAGTTAGACTGAGGACAAAAGAGAACATTTGGTTCTGCGTGAAACCAAagatgcaatatttgctttaaagatgattcaggaaaagaacaaagaagGTCAGAAGGACCTCACAGCCCAGGATCTGAAGGCATGCCAAAGTCTGGGCCAGAACCTCTTGATTGCAGTTTAATTGTCCTTTTGCTCCTGATTTGTAAAAGGTGGTCACATTCCTAAGCTCACATTTGACCATCACTACAGCAATTGtaagaagaagatgaattaCTACAGGTATCACACCCATCCCCCATGCAGTCAGTGTTCAACATTGGTGGCTACCATGAAAACAGGTCACTAACATCTAAATGTGTGGTCAGTTACGTACATGCAGTTAAAGCTTTGAAGGATTGGCTGACCACATACATTTATATGATCTGCATGTACAGTGTATGAGCTCAGTCTTGAatgaccactgactgtatatgagaactggaaagagtgactcctcccccttggcgttccaaacaggaagtacctgctggcttcaagaatcccaaaatcccatagacgtctacagagaaataaacagtggttactcagtcattctattggtcaggatAACCATTCTGGATCTGGTACCTTTTAAACaagttcttgataatcctcatttttttctttatcgcaagttattcaagttataaactgacctcAGTAAATAATATGGCCCCCACCTTAAACATTTGATCGACAGTGGAGGAGGTGTGGACTTCGAACAAGCTtgatgttgactcagaccgactcggaccaatcagtGTCAACTGGCTCCAAATGGCGACATGTCCGTATTACGTAAAAATCGTAATCGGCTTCATTTCACTGGAGCCagaggtaaggcattttctacaGGTGACGTCACAGccgctctgtccagttctcttatacagtcaacggTTTCTACAGCTAGATGCTGTAAACCACTGATTTGTAATTGAAACTCTGGCTATTCAGTGAATCACAGCCCATTAATTTTTCATGAATAGTTCCATCATCTGTTTGCTGACATTCATTAGCTTAACAGGAATTAATTACAGTTTCTATCAGACTGTTACGACCCTCGTcgtatttgtgtatgtttttttttttcgtatttAATCTTTTGTATATTGAGTGTTTGTGTAGGGGGGTGAAAGTACTTTTGTATGTGTGTaggttctgttctttttttcaggtGACCTGGATTGCTGCACTAAGGCCTTGTGGCTGCCCAGGATTGGAAGATGAGTGACTGGTGCTGGTGCTCAGGATTGGAGGGAGGAAGATTGATGGCTGCACGTGATTGGAggatgggactttaaaaacctGGCATCTCCACTGCTCCATGGGGGAAGAAGtttctgtccgtccgtccgtccccCCATTGACAAACCGTACATGTTTGTGTGAGGCCTTTTGGCTGTGTAAACTCCTTTGTAAAGCTTAGATTCTTGGTAACTTGTGttaggatttttgttgtttgtagagcagtaggggtgaactgccattttgtttgactgttttctcctgttttggtTGAGGTTCAGGGAAACGGGTCAGactctgtcatttatttttactttggtttCTGGAAGGTCGGGTAGAcatttgacatttgagttagttctgttttgtttattattttggcctgggttcaccctgaagtttgatgcttctttttctttccttctctcACCATTACATTTGGGACAATAAACCCTCATTTGTACAGAAATTGGTTTTGGCAGCTTTATTAAATTAGGTGAGTTTTGAGGGCttactttttgtattttgggtcatttttcttattttattcttctttatGTTATGCCCCACACCCCTAGGCATAGGGTGCATAACACAGACATTAAACTCAGTGGCTGTGTCTAAATTTACTGCCTAACCCCTAAAATAcgatatagtgcgggactatccCTCGATTTCAATGCTTTTCCTACACATGTCCACTCCTTTGTTTTAacagcaaatatgacatcacccatttccccaaagtaaaaacctaataaatacaaAGCCTTCACTATGTTCCTACGATGAAAAGTTGCatagtttataaaaaacaaattgtcataaattttttcaaatgacaaattgttcaaatgcattgtggtctacattaATCAGTCTAGCACACATTgtcacgtacacacacacacagaaacatgcaTCAATAAATTCCCACAGAACTACACATGGGTgcatacaaaaacacacacacttcaacACACATACAGTAAAGACCTAAAGTTTGGACAGACtgtctcattcaaatgaatgggaaggtgtgtccaaacttttggtctgtactggacacatacatgcacacactagcacacactcacagacacacaaagaatGTTTAAGCTTTACCTGGAGTTTCTATCTTTAGTTTGGGAAATATGCAAATTCAACAAGTTTAAGCGAAAAAATGTTTCGAATTCTCTTGATCTCACAGAAACGGCATTTATGTCACAGATCAGACAATAAATGGTGACTTTTATTTTCCCTAAATATATTtagaatatttccttttttttttttttgcttctgtgtGTCATTATAGAGTCTTTCTGGTGAAGAATGTGAGAGGAAGCAGCACAGAAAATTCTGAACTCCAGATGGATTCATTTGGTTTTAGGATTTTACATTCCCAAACATTTCTGCTAAAGCTACGGCTCCAGACTTTGACCTTATCCATAAACCTAAGttttaacacagaaaacacGTATATTCATCAAATCTTTTTTCCTCACTGTTTTTTAGAGTAAAACTAAACAGATATTCTGAATAAACTGGTCAGAACTCACCAAAGTCGACCTGGTTCTTCCCGTTTCTGTTGGTTTACAGACCTGCTGATAGACGTGTGCTGTTCCAGGAAAAACTCTGCTTCACCTACTGCTTATGCTCCATGGGGGACTGACGGCTTCATCCCACCTCTGTGTTTAATTGAGCATACTCTGCTGCACATCTGCACAGGTTTGTGTCTCTGTGAGGACCAGTTCCATGGGCTTCCCGTGTGCCTCTGAGCCTTCCCTGGGAATCAGGTTAATGTGACAGAATTCATTAAGTTAATGAGGCTTTTATTGTCTGAGTGGATCATCTCTGTCAGAAATTCTCTCTGCCCGGCCGAGGCGACCCCACGCCCGCTGGCTTTTCTATGGGCTCACCTGTCCAGTGGGCTGTCCACTTGTTACCTGAACCAGGTGAGTccaaacagaacaggatttttctcaaaaaataaatctgagaaCGGCTGAAGGCCTACTGAAAAATTCCAGACCCCAAACTGAAGGCAGAAGCTTTTTATTTAGGAAATCCACCAAAGTCCAACATTTTTACAGGTTTGATTGTGACTGACCCATATTTCTGACACATTTGACCAACAACAGAGAACACCTGAGACACACCTGAGATCACGTTAGCACCCTGTGAAGCTTCAGCAGGTCAATGCAACAACAGAAATTTGAAAGACCAACTTCTGATTGACTACAGACTTTCTGAGCCTGATGGATAGTCTGTGTGGTTTAAGGATGTGATCATCAGAGTGATCTCTGGTTGATCAGAGGGATCTCTGGTTGGTCAGAGTGATCTCTGGTTGGTCAGAGTGATCTTTGGTTGGTCAGAGTGATCTCTGGTTGGTCAGAGTGATCTCTGGTTGGTCAGAGTGATCTCTGGTTGGTCAGAGTGATCTCTGGTTGATCAGAGTGATCTCTGGTTGATCAGAGTGATCTCTGGTTGATCAGAGTGATCTCTGGTTGATCAGAGTTATCTTCGGTTGGTCAGAGTGATCTCTGGTTGATCAGAGTGATCTCTGGTTGATCAGAGTGATCTCTGGTTGATCAGAGTGATCTCTGGTTGATCAGAGTGATCTCTGGTTGATCAGAGTGATCTCTGGTTGATCAGAGTGATCTCTGGTTGATCAGAGTTATCTTCGGTTGGTCAGAGTGATCTCTGGTTGATCAGAGTTATCTTCGGTTGGTCAGAGTGATCTCTGGTTGGTTCGCGTCTCTGAAACCCTCAGAGGTGATCTGGTATTGAATGGCCGTGTCGATGCAACAGGGAGATTTAACAATGGCCGCCACTTGCTGTGACCCCTCCCACTGCAGAATGATCCTGGTGGTGGAGGCATGGCCCCAGATCTCCCCAAGGGCTGGTACCagatgtgattggctgtcctgCAGCCTGGTTGTCATCTGATTGGTGATTACCACAGCGATGTTGTGACgtgttgccatggagatgaCCTGCTGGGCAAGACCTTGGAGTAGCCGTGTCCTTTGCGACAAGTCATCAAGGTGCTGCCGGAAGGGGAAGGCCACGCTGTCAATGACAAGGAGACGTACCCTTGGCTTGTCTCGCAGGAAGTctggcagcaggaggagctcaGCCTGCAGCTCCACGTAATCATGGCAACGCACCTGAGGGAGATGACACAGCATGAGTCAGCAATCTTCCTAATCTGCTTATTGTCATGATCACTACAGGTCACCCATGTTCATACCAGGAAAATGTTGGACAAAATGGACTCCATGTTGAAGGTCTGCATGGTGTCTTTCTGCTCGCCGTCCACAGCCAAAAGCGAGAAATGTCTGACAACGGCAGCTGCAATGTCCACAACtctctgaagaacaaagcttcCCTCTGTGTCCATGAAGATCACCTGAGCCTCCAGACCCCCGAAGCTCCGAGGGATCTGGATGTCCACAGACAGCTGCAGGCtgagagtaaaaaacaaaaggtcagACGATCAACAGGTCAACCGCAAGTTCAAGAAATGCACACTTAGTGACCCGCCAACGTTAAGACCCGCTCGCCCAAGAGATTTGCCCAGAGGTCACGGGTGCAGGGGCCACCCCAAACACCCTTTGCAAGGCTATCCGTCTGTTTACAAGTACAGAGTAATGATCTGAGGACACCTTCAACTCGgttagatatagatagatagatatagatagtctttattgtcattgcaacATTGTACAACGAGATTAAGGTGCAAAAATAgtcaaatagtaaaaatagtaaaaaataaaatcacaataaatagtataaaaacaatataaaatacagCAGACATAACCCACACACGCGTGAACATTCTGTCATTTTTCCATTTATGACTTGTTCTTTACAGCGTTTAATGTAGTTATTGCTACGGGATAAAAACTTTCCTTGAATCTGTCAGTCCTTGTTTTGATTGACCTGAACCTTCTCCCTGATGGCAACAGTTCAAAGAGGGAGTGTCCAGGGTGTGAAATGTCCTTAAGAATGTCCTGGGCTTTTTTGAGGCAGCACGAGTTGTGGAGTTCTTCCAGAGGGGGGAGAGGGCAGCCAGTGATCTTCTGTGCCGTGTT is from Oryzias latipes chromosome 7, ASM223467v1 and encodes:
- the rad51c gene encoding DNA repair protein RAD51 homolog 3 isoform X1; its protein translation is MDTEGSFVLQRVVDIAAAVVRHFSLLAVDGEQKDTMQTFNMESILSNIFLVRCHDYVELQAELLLLPDFLRDKPRVRLLVIDSVAFPFRQHLDDLSQRTRLLQGLAQQVISMATRHNIAVVITNQMTTRLQDSQSHLVPALGEIWGHASTTRIILQWEGSQQVAAIVKSPCCIDTAIQYQITSEGFRDANQPEITLTNRR
- the rad51c gene encoding DNA repair protein RAD51 homolog 3 isoform X2; this translates as MDTEGSFVLQRVVDIAAAVVRHFSLLAVDGEQKDTMQTFNMESILSNIFLVRCHDYVELQAELLLLPDFLRDKPRVRLLVIDSVAFPFRQHLDDLSQRTRLLQGLAQQVISMATRHNIAVVITNQMTTRLQDSQSHLVPALGEIWGHASTTRIILQWEGSQQVAAIVKSPCCIDTAIQYQITSEGFRDANQPEITLTNRR